In the Elizabethkingia bruuniana genome, CTATTAAAACAGATGCTAAATAACCTGCTATTTCCATTACATTTTACAATTGATACTGCAAAAATGAAATACTCGGAATCATTACACAGCTACTTTTGTCACATAAGGGTAATTTTATTTCTTCCCAGCTTTACGGTTCCGTTTTCTTCAAGCTGTTTTAGCAATCTGGAAACTACAGCTCTCGCCGTTCCCAATTCGTTTGCAAGCTGCTCATGGGTTGTCTGAATTGTTTTGGACACTGCAAGAGAAGATTTCTTTTGCAATAAATCCAGTAATCTTTCATCTACCTTTTTAAAGGCAATGGCATTTACAACCTCCAGAAGTTCTTCAAACCTTTTATGGTACAATCTGAAAATATAATCCAGCCATTGTGGATATTCTTTAATAAAAAGTGAAACCTTATCTACCGGAAGAAAAAGAATTTCCGCATCCTCTTCTACCTCAGCCCTGACCTTGCTCGTATCATTATGCAATCCGCCAAGAAAAGACATAATGCAGCTTTCTCCGGGTTTTATGTAGTACAACAGAATCTCACGCCCGTCTTCTTCGGTACGGATTACCTTCAGACTTCCTTTTACCACGATAGGAATAGCCCGGATATGGGAATTTTCATCCTGAATAATACTCCCTGCCTTATAGTCTTTTTGTACACTATTAGCATATAATCTTTCAATCAGTTCTGGTGAAGATTCAAATTCGGAAATTTTCTGCAGTTCTGTCATGTTCCGGAATTATTCTATTCTAAGTTTTTTCAGGTTCTGTCGGTAAGCATCCATAATGGTAGATTTGGTAATATAACCGATATACTTTCCGTCTTTCGTTAATAAGACATAGTCATGCCGGCTTTCTTCCATTATCCGTATTATTTTTGCTGTAGCATCATCAACAGATACAATATTAGCAGTAATGATAAATTCGGAGAAGTCAGTTTCTTGATCAAAAAAGAGATGTTTTCGGACATCGTTCAGCATAATAATTCCCTGAATAATTAATGACCGGTCGAGTACCGGAACAAAATACTGATTGGTATTGGTAAATATATCTTTAATCTCTTGCGAAGTAAAATCTGTAAATACTGTTTTCAGGTGACTGCTGTATAATAAACTTACATCGATTTTATCCAGGATATTGCGGTCTTTATCGGAAGTAAAAACAATACCTTTATCTGCAATACTATAGATATCCATGCTATAATTATCATACCTCTTTGCAATGGCATAGCTTATAGAAGAAACCAGCATAAGCGGAATAATCAGCCCATAACCACCTGTTATTTCGGCAATAAGGAAAATTGCAGTGAGTGGTGCATGGAATAATCCACTTAATAAAGCAGCCATACCCACAACCGTAAAATTATCTATAGGAAGGTTTTTAATACCGATAAGCGTCACAACCTTGGAAACAAAGTATCCCAGATAAGAACCTACAAAAAGTGAAGGCGCAAAATTACCACCATTCCCCCCGCTTCCCAGTGTTAGTCCTGTAGCGACAGATTTAATCATCATGGTAATCAGCACAAAAAGCATAATCCACCATTCATTTCCGTTAAGGTGCTCAAATAATGAATTATCCAGTAGCTCTCCGGCCTGATTATTGGCCAGTACTTTTATGTTTTCATAACCTTCACCAAATAATGGCGGAAACAGAAATATGAGCATTCCCAGAATACCTGCTCCTACAAATGCTCTTGTATATACATTCTTGGAATAACTTCCTATGCGATGTTCGACCCACCTAAAGAGCCGTGCATGATATACAGACAGAAAACCAGCGATAATCCCCAGAAGAACATAATAAATAGTATTATGATAATCGAAATTCAGCCCTCTTTTAAAAGATAATAATATTCCGCCATTCAGGGTCAGATTCGACATAATTGCTCCTGTAGCTGAGGAAATCATAATCGGAATAAATGCAGAGACACTCATATCCGCCAATATCACTTCTATTGCAAATAACACTCCGGCAACCGGGGCATTGAAGGCTGTAGCGATTCCCGCGGCTACTCCACATGCAAGCAGCAGCGTTCTGTCTTTGTAATTCAGCCGGAAATCCTGTGCATAATTAGATCCCAGAGCTGCTCCAGTAATCGTAATCGGAGATTCCAAACCTGCAGATCCACCCATACCAACCGTTAATGAGCTGGTAATAATCTGTGCATACATTTGTTTTTTAGGCATAAAACCCGATCTTTTGGCAACTGCTATCATAATCTGGGCAGTTCCTTTTTCGAGAGATCCATTAAGAAATTTACGAATAATCAGAACAGTAAGTACAATTCCCAGTATAGGCAAAATACTGTTCAGATAAGGTAACCTAAGGATTTTATTAACATAAGTTGTAAACTGAAAAACGTTATGGGCAAAAGTTTTCAGAACCGTTACGGCCAATGCAGAGGTTATCCCGACGATAACACAAGAGAAATACAAAAACTGCCTGTCCGACAATACGATCCTTAGCAGACCCAATATACTTTTTATGTTGTATATACTGCGGCGTATAAATTTTGGAGTTTTAGATTTCTTAATTTTTGGCATACCCCAAAATTAAGATTCATTTTTCTAAAAATTATGGATTCACTACTTTTTTTCTGTAATTATTAAGAGTCACTAAATTTAATTAGTTGAGAGAAGCCAGCCATATAAAGGCAAACAGGCATATCAGTAGTATTCCGGCACCACCGGAAATAAGATATGATATAAAATAGTACAAGAAACCTTTAATTTTTTTCTGAAAAGCATGAACAATAAGAACCGATAATGTATAAACAAAACCTGACATCAGAAAAGTAAGCAGTATAATATAGAAAAGTGCAGATTCTATGTTTAATGAAGCAGATGAAAGCATAATGTATTTTTTCGGAGATAGATAGTTTTCAACATTTATAAGATGAGTCAAATATACCTGTTTTTATATTTAAATGTATTATTCCACCCGAAAACACTTATCTATACAGGGGGTTCAAAAACAAATTCGTACTTTTATCAACAACAATCACAGAATGGATCGTGAAATATTAAAAGAAAAGCTCCTGTTTTATATTGCACAGGGAAATGGCTTAAGTAGTGAGGTAAGAGACTTGCTTATAGAGTTTCGTAATTTGGGCGGACATCAGGCCGATGCGGAAGAAATTGTAAAAGAGATAAAGCAAGAGTCTGTGGAAGAATTACAGGATCATGCTGATGATGTATTGGATATTATTACAGGATGGTGTGATTCCGAAATGCGAGTATGGAATGATGAGTAATGCTGGCCAATCTAATTAATTTCAAATAAGTATTCAATAAATGTCACAAAAATTTGTAGAATGCAGCCAACATGGAAAACAGGAAATGGCACTTATCTGTACCCATTTGGCACATAGTGTATCAGGAGATGCTCCATTGGGCTTTCATGAGCATGATGAAGGTGATATGGGCAGACCGGATGCATGGTGCAACCAATGCGATCTGGTATTAGACAAAGCGGAAACAGAAGATGAACTTGATGAATGGTTTACCAATTGTGATCATAAAATCGTTTGTGTCAATTGCTGGGATGAAGTAAAAGCACAAAATGTAAATACATCTGATGAGTAAAACCAATCCTGTTGTCTATTTTGAAATTCCTGTGAATGATCTTCAACGGGCTGTGAAATTTTATTCTGCAATATTCAATTTTACTTTTGAAAAAGAAATAATGGATGGTTACGAAATGGCTTTCTTTCCTTTTACGGAATCAAAAAGCGGAGTGACCGGAGCTTTGGTAAAAGGAGATGTTTATAAACCTACTAAAAACGGAGTAATCCTGTATTTCAAAACCGACAATATAGAAAACACTCTAAAAAAGGTTCTGGAAAATAGCGGAAGCATTTTATATCCAAAAACTTTAAATGAAAAGTTTGGCTTTGCAGTTGCCGAATTTTAAGATAGTGAGGGCAACAGAATAGCTTTGCATCAGAATTTGTAATTCTAATTTCTATAAGTCCCGAAAAGCCGGTCCCAGATAGAGGTATAAAAACCAAAGTTTTTGCGTTCGTCGAGATGATGAAGATTATGAAACCTGGTCGTCCCTATTCCCAGCTGATCAAACTTTGCCGGAAAAAACTCTCTGTTAAGATGTCCTATTGTTCCCCACATGAGATTAATTGTCAGATATATTATGATCGCAGTCAGCGAGAAATTATAGCACATTAACAGCACTATCATCATCAATCCAAAGCCTATCGTTTCAAAAGGATGGAGCACAAACAGACTCAGAAAATTTGTACTAATATGTTCATGATGTTTTCCGTGTAGCATTTTATAAATAGAGGGAGCGTGGGCCGCATAATGAAAGAGGTACATACAAAAATCCATCAGAAGAATTAAAGCCACAACTTCCAAAAAGACAATCCCTGCCGAAGTATTATTATCCAAAGTGATCCATTCACTTTTCCACAAAAGAACACCAAGCAGCATAATAAAGCTGTTGCAAATCACAGTAAGCAGACTAAGTAAAAAATCAGATTTAGTAACAGGATGATCTTCCTTCTGTAACTTGTCTTTACGACATGTTTTATCTACAAGCAGATATAATCCTATAGAAAACAGATACAAAAACAGATTAACTACAAGGCTGAATATAATCCATTCTCCCCATGAAAACTTCTGAAATACATTCAGATAATCAAAAAATTCAAACCCGTTAAAATTCATAATCTGGTTTCGCCAATTTTGGTGTTATAAAAATATGAAATTCGGTTTACAGTCTTACCCGGAAATCGATTTAACCACAAAAGCAACAAAAGTTTTTTTTAAAATATTTAAATTAAATGGAAAGCCTTGTGATATGCTTTGCCTTACACTGAAGAAACATTATTTACATACTTCTGTCGCTTTTATAAACCACAAGAATTAAACAAAAATGATCGGAATAAATATCCGATCATTTTTATTCATTTTAGTACAGGTATAAGTTACTGAGCAACTCTTATCCCGCTCGCCAGTAAACGGATTTCCGTTACAGGTGTTGTTATTTTGTCAATCTCGCTTTGAGGCTTTTTAGCATCTTCTGCATAGTGTCTTAATTCTTCCACAGAAGTTTGTTTTAACTGCGCTTTCCCGTCCAGTAAAATTGTTTTTCCTTTTATAGCAGTAGGCAGAAAGAAGGCATAATCTTTCATCTTAACAAATACCTTTGTTTTATCCGGATTATCTAAAGTAACCCAGCACCCTTTTTTAGGACAAACATCGGTAACAGTTGCTTTTACTGTAATATCCTGCACTTCTTTTCTTTCATTCAGAATTTTATTCAGTTCTGCCATATTTACGGCTCCAGCTTCCTTGGCTTTGGAAACTCCGGCACCATATTCCTCTCCTTTATTGGCGCTTCCTACAGGAGGTTGTGCAAATAATGTTATACTCACGAAAAGTAAGCTTAAAAAAAGTAGTTTTTTCATAATATTAATCTTGTTGTTTGTTTTATTTCGGGAGCTCTGGTGCTCTCATTTTATATTTATAACTGTTCAGAGTTTTCAGAAAAGCAACTACATCAAAGACTTCCTCATCTGTCATGTTAAGCTTTTCTACCATTCCCGACTTGTGTGGAAATTTTGGATCATTCACCTGATCACCTCTCGGCGTTTCTCTTCCCATTCCGGCATTGTACATCATCACAATATTCGCTAATTCCGGAAAAAGCCCATTGTGCATATAAGGCTTATTCTCCGATACTTCTCTTAGGGTAGGCGTTTTAAATTTGCCAACATCTTCATTTCTAAGAGTTACCAGATACCTTCCCAAATCTTCATATTTTCTGCCATAGTAGGTAAGCCCTAAATTATGAAATTTCTGGTCAGAAAAATAAGGTGTGTTATGACAGTTAATACAATTAGCTTTTGTACGGAATAAGTGCAGACCTTTAACCTCAGCATCTGTCAGTGCATTCCTTTTTCCGGAAACAAATTTATCAAAACGGGACGGTGGGCTGATCAATGATCTTTCAAAAGTAGCTATAGCTTTGGCAATTCGGTCTTCTGTAATTTCTGTTGTACCGAAGGCTTTCTCAAAATAAGGCTTATAACCTTTTATTTTACGGATATTTTTTGTTGCCAGGCTCATGTGCAAATTCATTTCTACCGGATTCTCAATAGGTGCCTTTACCTGTTCTTCTAATGTTGCTGAACGCCCATCCCAGAAGAAAGTCTTTGCAAAGCCTATATTCAGTAATGTAGGAGCATTTCGTGTTCCGTTTTGCCTGTCATGTCCGAAAGATACCCGATTACCATCTGCCCAGCCCAACTCAGGATTATGACAGGAAGCACAGGCAATCTGACCACTTTTAGACAATCGGGGATCTAAGAATAAAGTTTTCCCCAACTCCATTTTATCTTCAGAATAGGGATTATCTGCCGGATATTGCATATCAGCCAAAGGACCTATATCCTGAAAATGTTCTTCAGCCTCTGCAAATAAATGAGGTTTTGGCCATTTGGATTTATCCCCTCCCGAATAAAGATCACGCAACTCGTCCACCGTATAAGCCATAGGATCATTTGGGCGATATCCCAGCATTAAACCGACTGCTACAACTGCAATTATTGCTAAATATCTGTCTTTCATTCTTTAATAATAAACATTTAAACCTATCGTAGCTATAGTATTAGGTCTGCCATTATAAGTGGTAACAGTTTCTTTATATGTTTTATTGGTTAGCCACAACTGGTTAAAACCACCTGCAAATTCATATCTGATTTTATTGCTGTCCCATCGATAAGCAGCACTCAGATTAAGTCCAATTTTAGGTGTAGAATCATAGGCATAATCAGGCCGCGCTACTTTTTGTACAAAGGTATTTTCTTGCAAGCTTTGATATGGTACATAGTTGAATTCTTTCTGCACCGGAATATAAAGACTTTGCCCTACCCCAACAGCCAGTTTATGCCCTGGTATTATTGCAAATTCTTTTTCAATACCTGCATGATATTCAAAGAAAGATAACCTTCTGTCCATCACTACAGAAACATCCCTCACACGGTTTTTACCATAGCCTAAATCCAATAACAATTTATAAGCTTCATTCTTGTGATTGAACCATACAAGACTATTCTTCCAATTCAGGTTCTGTTGCTCCAACCGGTAAGAAGTATACTGTAAAACATAATTATAGTTTGCATCTAACTGATCTTTGTACGTTAATCTGGAGGCCATTTTGTAGCCTGAAAAACTACAGAGATAATTGATATAAAAACTATGCAGGTCAGTTTTTAATCCTGAATACTTCTCATATATTCTATATTTACTAAGGTCAGCGGCCTGATATTCGTAGATTCTATAGAATCGCTCAATGGCATTAACATAATCATAACCTATACTAATATGGATATTTGATGTATTAAATGCATATTCACCACCCCATACATAGCCATTTACTTTATATTCAGTAAGTCCATATCTCAAACCATTATACTGATTCCCATACCCTTCATTATACCGGATAAAAATACTATCATTAGATGGAACATTGGTATTGTTATTTACGAATACAATATTATTTCTGCGAAAATTATTGAAATATCTTCCCTTTCCAAAAAGGCTGTGCTTATTCCATGAAAATCCGACTTTTCCAAAAATTTTATATTGATAAGTACTTACCTCCGGGCGTGGATCTGCATCCTGGCGATAAGCTTTACTAAAATTACCTTCTGTTCCCAATTGTGTGATCAGGAATTTTACTGGTCTGTAAGCAACCTGCCCATTAATCAGATAATTTTGTTTCATCCATTTTGCTGCACGTGGTGCCCAGTAATAAGAAGGATTATGAATAAAGCTTGTATTCGTTGTTCTTTCATCTGTCAAAACAAATGGAACATTATCCTCATGTTCTCTGTTAATTTTTAAATTTCCGGATATAACAACTTTTGGATTCAGCTGATAGACGCCCTTGGATTCAAAGTTATAGTTTGACATTTTTTCCGGAGACTGAACTCTTTTAAAATTCTGTTTTCCAAATTCAGCGTTAAGAGATGTTGTTGAAAAGTCCAACGGTTGAAAAAAATTGATATAAGGATTCTCTATTCTTATATCCTTTTCAATGGCACTTATATTAATACTATCTAAACGGGTAGACTGAGAGTACAGGAACTGGCTGCACAATACAGCCATTCCCGTAATCCCTGATATAAAGAAATGTGAAAATATTTTATATTTATTGTGCATATCCTCTTGGGTTTGCTTCTATAGTTGTAAAGTCATTTGCAGAGTTGTTTGTATCCTGTAACACAACACGTCCGTTAATGATTTCTTTAGTCTTTCTGATAACAGAATACGATGAATAATCTGGTAATGCCAGTCCGTTTTTATTAGTAAAAGTCCTTGTAGCATCTACACTTGTTGGCAAGTCTTTCGGTGCTTTTTGATCTTTATCTGTAATATCAACCCCATCCAGAATAAAACTAGCAGGAACCTGTACAAACAAAGATCCTTTAGGGTTCTTAGGACTTGCTACTTTAGCCCATGAAGCTACCTGTTGTGGTGTAGCACTAATAATTGCCACTGCTGGTTTAGAAGTTAAATTCAGGATATAATCTGTAAGTGCATTTACCCAATGTACAAATTCCATATCCGGAACCATAATATTCTGGACATCCCATTGGTAAGGATTTTTACCCTGACTTTTTGCATAATCTCCTACATAAACTTCAAAATCAGCTTTGCTTAAATCAACCGTTAGAGAGGGGTTCTTAATCGTTACTTGTTTGCCATCATTTCCATCAAAAGGTGCTTTATGATTAATAGCAGTTTGTGCAATCACAATACTCTTCCCTGGTAAAATTGGATACTGTGTCCCATTTCCGGGAATTTTTATAATGGAACTGGCATATGCATAATCCGTATTCGCAGAGGATCCGCCACTAGCTGTCTGGCTCCAGTCATACTGCCCGTTGGCTAAAGTATAACTTGTTACATTATTATTTGTATTACCTTCCATTAGTGCTACGTACAGACCGTCTGCAAAAATTGTCTGGTCCGAATTATTATGTATCTCTATAAACTGATCTCTAAATGCAGCTCCTTCACTTGTAGATGATCCTGCATAATAAATTTGTTTAATAACCAAATCTCCAAGATTCCCGCTGGATACTGTGATAACTGTAGAAGAAACGTTAGCATTAATCGTAACTTTTTCCTGGAAGCCTCCAAAGTTTACAACCGGATAACTCGTTGTCTGTCCAAATGCTTTTTGATATTCGTCTTTGGTCATTTTCAATTCCGAAGTCACATTATAAGTTCCCGGGAGTATGCTGTTTAGCTTTAATTCTCCATTAGCATCAGTATTTCCTTTAATGCTATCTCTTGTCAAAGTATTCACTAAAACAACCTTTGCGTTGGCCGCACCCTTATTAGCAACATTCCCTGAAGCATTATCAAATTTTACCGTTACTGTAAAAGCCATTGGTCTGATTTCGTTGTTACCATTGAAATCATCACCTCTATTACACCCTATCAGGAATATAACAGGTATTAATAAAAGAAATATTAATTTTCTCATAGTATATATTATTATAAATAAGTTTAGAATTTATAAGACAGATTAGCCCCAAAAGATATTGGTGTAAAATTGGTATATTCATATCCCGATTCATTATAGGGTTTCAGGTTAAAAACATTGTTAACATAAACTGAAACTCTGAAGCCACTCAGGAAATCTTTTGTCACCCTAAGGTGGAAATTATGTAATGTCTTATGAGTTAATCCCGATACTCTTTCTTCAGAAGCCTTTCTGAATAAATTTGAATACTTTGGATTTTTCCTGTCATTTTCGGGGATCATTGTTGTACGAAAATTATAATCTATATAACCTACGGGATAGACTGAATCTGAATAGGTATTTCTACGATCTAAAAGAAAATTATCACTCCTAAGCCCTATAATCAATCCCGAATCTGGTAAATGATAGTCCAAACTAACACTAGCTCTGGCCATAGTTACTTTTCCACCTGTATTATCGTATAATCCATACTGAAAATTAGGGTCTACAACTTCCGGAGCTTTAAGGAAAAGAACCGAATTATCCCGCACACTTTCTGTTTCAACATAAGAAGCATTAAAACTAGGCACCAGATTCAGAGCCTTAATTTTTCTAAAGCCGACCATCATCTCTAGCCCTTTATCTGTAGATGTTGCACCATTTACCACTTGAGTCTGAACATAACGGAATTTTTCAGTACCCACAATTTCAAAAGTAGGTCGTTCAGTACCCACAATATTGACATTTACCTTCGCCTTATCTACTTCTTTAACAACAGATTTAGATGTAAATCCATCAAATAGTTTATTGTAATATGCTGTTAAGCTAATGGAGGCAAACGGAAGCTGATAATCCACCCCGACTTCCGTCTTCCAGCTTTTCGATGGCTTCAGATCTACATTATCTCCTGGAGTAACTACCGTTTGCATAATTCCTACTGTATAATATCCAGGCAGTCTGTAGTCTCCTAATAAAAGATCTATATATCTGGGACCTGTATATAGTTGGTTTAATGAAGGTGCTTTCGAAGTTAATCCTCCTCCTAATCTCAAACTTGTTCTTCCCATTTTGTAAGCAACATTTACCCTTGGAGATAGTGTTGATACAGAGTTTTGTAAATCATATCGAAGTCCAAGATTTGCACGTAGCGAATGTTTATTGGCAAAAACTTTATAAATATTATTCTGAATATAAAATGCAGTTTGAGTAGATGCTAAAACATTATCTCTGTAATTATAATCTCTTGCGCCATCAACAGAGCTTTTTGTTATTGTAGTCGTTGCATATTGTCCGGCAGTACCATAGCGCCCAACACCAAAATTATCACCATATCTAAAGTTAAAACCTATAGAATAATCGTGTATCCATTTTGATTGGGCCGAAATATAACGACCATTTAAACTTACATTAGAATAAAGATTAAAAGGTTTACCCTCTACAAAAATTAGGTTGTCATAGCTTGGAGGTGTATAAGGTGCATAATAAACACTGTTATCGGTAGCATTCCCATAGGGTCTGGCTCCCATGTTCAGAAAGTATTTCCTCATAGAATACTGATCTCCATAACTTACACCAACATCGGCGCTCAGATTTTTCAAACCATTTTCTCTTCCTGGTTTAGAAGTAAGTCTGTAAGTAAAATTATTGCTTAACGAAAAATTCTTGTTATTACTGTTGATTGTAAGCCCCGTTAAATCATCAGGATCCTTTTTACCTTCACTTATATTTTGTGAAAAACTAAATGAAAGCTTATTCCTCAATTTAGAACCTGTAACACTCCACATGGCATTTGTGCTGAAACGATTATAGCTCACAAGGCTCGATCTTGGCTCTACAATAGAATTCATATAATCTACAGAAACACTCAAAGCCTGATTACCTTTTATTTTAAATCCTTTATTCAGTCCGAATTGATATGTTCCTTCTTTAATCGAGGCTTCAACGCGAAGTGGCGACTGCCGTGCAATAGTATTTACTTTTATCAATCCGGTAGTCAGATCTCCATATTTAGCATCCGGAATACCTTGTATTACCTCAACACTCTCGATATTCACTACTGGAATCTCTCTAAGATCCATCCCGTAATTAGGCTGTCCCGGAGTAAGATTTCCGGCACTGGATGTCGTTCCAAAACTAGTTTTATAAGGTGGATCATAAGCAGAGCTGACACTCTGCATATTTTCATTGTTGGACACAACCACATCGTTTACCATTAGCTGTACTCCAAAAGCTTTATTCCCGTAATCATCTCCGCCTGGGATTTGACTGCTACCGGTAATAGAAGCGCCGCTTGCCGTACGGAATACAATATTTTTAAACTGAGTATTGTTAAAAGGCTGCACATACTGCCCGGGTAGTTGCTGTAATACATCTCCAATAGAAAATGCCTGTACATTGTGTAAAGCTTCCTGCCTGATGCCAATCTCTGAGAATACTTTTTTCTTGGCAAACAGTTCTACTTCTTCAATCCGGATCTCGGATTTCTCTCTTGGTTTTGAGACAACAAGAATATATTCTTCATTTTCTTTTAACATAATTGTCTCAGGCTCTTTTCCTGGTTCTCTAATGATGAAGCTACATTTTCCCAATAACTTTATATCACCACTTTTTGTTTTGGTAAAATTACAGTCCCGGACATTCAGAGAAGCTCCTTCAGCATATCGAAAATAAGATACCTTTCCATCATGTATTGTTTTCGATTGCCAATTTTGGGCATGCAAAGAACTGGCAGCCACCAAAAGCATGGTAGCGCTTAGTAAAGATTTATTCACATCATACAGATTAAGCGACAAAGTTATTTATATTTTTTCTAAATAAAAATAAAATTGTCTCATTTGCAGACTTTATCAACTATGATTTAAAAGAAAAATAATCTAATAACCCTAGGATAAAACGATGAATAGTCGGGCTTTAAAGCGATTTACAGAAATTTAGAAAAATATTTATTTAATGATAAATATCATCAGTATATTTAACTTCAAAATAACAACATGAGATACTTATATTGCTTTTTTATCCTGTTTTGCTTCAATTCAAAATCTTTTGCACAAAAACAAAATGCTGTGAAATCGGAGACAAAAGAAATTGAAAGTGGAAGAATTACGAAACAATTTACAAATGGTAAGCTTACTAGCTTTACAGTGGATATGGCGGCTGTAAATTATGGAAATACACTTTTCTTCACAAAAGAAGATAATATCATTAACATAAAAGACGGGCAGAAACCCGATGCATTGATCAGAATTTATCTAAAAAACAAAAGATATACAACTGATCTCCAGTATCAAAATAAAGAACTGATGTATATTGAGTCAATTGATTTAGACCTCAATAATCTACCGCCAAACAGCATTATCTCTTCTCAATACAAAGATGGAAAAGCAGAAAGCATTATCAGCAGAGCCAATCCCGAGGATACCCGTGGGTTGGACAAAGTGTTAAAGTTATTCTGGAGAATGGATAAAAAAACAAATCTTACAGATATTGATTCTATCTTCAATGCACTTGCAGATGACTTTTCACAAGAAGATGCATTACTGAAAATATATTATGGTCGCTATGCTGATAAATTTGAACCTTTACCCACTGCCTATCTAAATACAGATAATTCAGGGAAAATTAAAAAGGGAATTATATGGACAGAGACCAGTGGTCAGAATGGCAAGTATAACATATACAGTAATGGGAAAGTTACTAAATCTGCTAATCAGAATCTGACAGACTTCCAGAAAACTATTATGGATTATATGGAAAAGTAGAACTTAGAATTAACATTAAAATAACAAACAGTATGTCAGTCTGGACTGAATTATCCGAAGTGAGGCTGAGAATAGTTCTGTACAGGAATCTTTTAAATCATTAAGAAATTAAGGGTATTGAGAGATGTTAGCAAGAAAATAAGCTAAAATTTCTTAATAACTTAATGGTAAAAATTATGCTAAAATTAGCATTCCTTCAAATTAATTTATTGATTTTCTTCCTGAGATTCAGACTCCCTGTAATTACTGACAGCTTTCTGCAGCTTTTGCTCAATACGCTTCTTTAATCTCAGTGGCTGATATAGTACCAGACTTTCTCCAAAGCCTAACAACAAACGTTCTAGTTCATAATTTAGCTGAACTTTTATCCCAAAGATGGTCCCATCATCTTTCTCTTCCACAATCTGCTGACTGTGATGCAAAGGTTTTGTTTTTACATAAGGAGCATTGCTTTTATCCACAAAGAAAACAACATTTCGGGGATGCATACTCTCCGAAACAGTAACTCCTACAACATCTTTAAA is a window encoding:
- a CDS encoding Crp/Fnr family transcriptional regulator; its protein translation is MTELQKISEFESSPELIERLYANSVQKDYKAGSIIQDENSHIRAIPIVVKGSLKVIRTEEDGREILLYYIKPGESCIMSFLGGLHNDTSKVRAEVEEDAEILFLPVDKVSLFIKEYPQWLDYIFRLYHKRFEELLEVVNAIAFKKVDERLLDLLQKKSSLAVSKTIQTTHEQLANELGTARAVVSRLLKQLEENGTVKLGRNKITLM
- a CDS encoding chloride channel protein, with translation MPKIKKSKTPKFIRRSIYNIKSILGLLRIVLSDRQFLYFSCVIVGITSALAVTVLKTFAHNVFQFTTYVNKILRLPYLNSILPILGIVLTVLIIRKFLNGSLEKGTAQIMIAVAKRSGFMPKKQMYAQIITSSLTVGMGGSAGLESPITITGAALGSNYAQDFRLNYKDRTLLLACGVAAGIATAFNAPVAGVLFAIEVILADMSVSAFIPIMISSATGAIMSNLTLNGGILLSFKRGLNFDYHNTIYYVLLGIIAGFLSVYHARLFRWVEHRIGSYSKNVYTRAFVGAGILGMLIFLFPPLFGEGYENIKVLANNQAGELLDNSLFEHLNGNEWWIMLFVLITMMIKSVATGLTLGSGGNGGNFAPSLFVGSYLGYFVSKVVTLIGIKNLPIDNFTVVGMAALLSGLFHAPLTAIFLIAEITGGYGLIIPLMLVSSISYAIAKRYDNYSMDIYSIADKGIVFTSDKDRNILDKIDVSLLYSSHLKTVFTDFTSQEIKDIFTNTNQYFVPVLDRSLIIQGIIMLNDVRKHLFFDQETDFSEFIITANIVSVDDATAKIIRIMEESRHDYVLLTKDGKYIGYITKSTIMDAYRQNLKKLRIE
- a CDS encoding VOC family protein, with the protein product MSKTNPVVYFEIPVNDLQRAVKFYSAIFNFTFEKEIMDGYEMAFFPFTESKSGVTGALVKGDVYKPTKNGVILYFKTDNIENTLKKVLENSGSILYPKTLNEKFGFAVAEF
- a CDS encoding sterol desaturase family protein; the protein is MNFNGFEFFDYLNVFQKFSWGEWIIFSLVVNLFLYLFSIGLYLLVDKTCRKDKLQKEDHPVTKSDFLLSLLTVICNSFIMLLGVLLWKSEWITLDNNTSAGIVFLEVVALILLMDFCMYLFHYAAHAPSIYKMLHGKHHEHISTNFLSLFVLHPFETIGFGLMMIVLLMCYNFSLTAIIIYLTINLMWGTIGHLNREFFPAKFDQLGIGTTRFHNLHHLDERKNFGFYTSIWDRLFGTYRN
- a CDS encoding DUF4920 domain-containing protein; protein product: MKKLLFLSLLFVSITLFAQPPVGSANKGEEYGAGVSKAKEAGAVNMAELNKILNERKEVQDITVKATVTDVCPKKGCWVTLDNPDKTKVFVKMKDYAFFLPTAIKGKTILLDGKAQLKQTSVEELRHYAEDAKKPQSEIDKITTPVTEIRLLASGIRVAQ
- a CDS encoding cytochrome-c peroxidase, whose product is MKDRYLAIIAVVAVGLMLGYRPNDPMAYTVDELRDLYSGGDKSKWPKPHLFAEAEEHFQDIGPLADMQYPADNPYSEDKMELGKTLFLDPRLSKSGQIACASCHNPELGWADGNRVSFGHDRQNGTRNAPTLLNIGFAKTFFWDGRSATLEEQVKAPIENPVEMNLHMSLATKNIRKIKGYKPYFEKAFGTTEITEDRIAKAIATFERSLISPPSRFDKFVSGKRNALTDAEVKGLHLFRTKANCINCHNTPYFSDQKFHNLGLTYYGRKYEDLGRYLVTLRNEDVGKFKTPTLREVSENKPYMHNGLFPELANIVMMYNAGMGRETPRGDQVNDPKFPHKSGMVEKLNMTDEEVFDVVAFLKTLNSYKYKMRAPELPK